TCCAGAATTCAGGGACTTTGTAACACTTACCAGGTGGACATCATCATTTCCAAAGATTTGGTGAATGAGTTGCGGCCTGATGAAAAATATAGTTTACAGCCCATAGGCACTCAGGAACTAAGGGGCAGAAACGAAGCCATGGAAATTTTCACTGTAAGCATGACCGGAAAATGAAAAGGATTTTTCTTTAAAGGAGATACCCATGCACCCTAAGGATGTTATTTCCCTGGTCTATTTTAGCAATGGATACTTATTTTAAAATATAACAAACTATTTCATATCAAATAATTAATTGTATTTTAGAGCTTGTTAATAAGAATTAATTAAAGCAATGAAAATAAAACTTCACCTCACTGGCATAGCCCTCCTTTTTCTGACTAACGTCATATTTGCTTTTGAGCTTGTGCAGCCCAATCTTGAAGCTTCTATAAAAGTTGAAACCGAAAATATTAAACCCGGCCAGCTATTCAAGGTAAGGGTAAGCCTGGCAGGCTCAATGGATGATAAGGCCTGGCTGGGGATTTTCAAACCAAATCTAAACCAGAGCAACGCCTCCGGTTACTATTCATATAACTATATCAATGCACACCAAAATGGTGTGTTGGAAATGACTGCCCCACCACAAAGGGGAGAATATGAGTTAAGGCTTTACTCATCAGATCCGGGTAAATTTGTCAGTGCTGCCAAATTGGTAGTTAGCGCTATAACACCTGATGAATATACGATTACCATTCTTACCGAAGAGATAAAACCGTCGCAGGAATTTAAAGTTAGCGTCAAGACCACCTATGCCATGGATTCACGTTCATGGATAGGCATTTTTAATTCAACGGTTGACCCTGAAAATGCCCGGCAGTATGAATCATACAGTTACGTATCAAATCCCCATGAAGCAACCCTTTCCCTCACTGCACCAGGCCAAGCCGGTAATTATGAATTAAGGTTTTACCCGGCTGAGCAGGGAGAGCTGACCGCCCGGGTACCCTTTAGAGTGGGGCAACCGGACTTAACAGGGATTAGTTTTACTTTAAACAAAAAGGCCTACGAGGCAGGTGAAGAAATTACCATTGATTATATCGGTCATGAAAATTTAGCTAAAAGTGCCTGGATCGGCATATTTGAAAATAGCAAAAACAAGTATAATCAATACCTTGATTACCAATACCTGAACCCCAAACTAAAAGGGCAGTTCAAATTAAAAGCACCTTCAATTAAAGGGGAGTATCAGGCCAGGATGTTTTATGCCGAAACGGGCCCCGACCTTTTGGAGCCGGTCCCATTTTCGGTTACTACTTCATTAGACAAGACTACTATCAAAGTAACTTTGGATGAGAAAGGGAAGATAGCATTATATGGTATATATTTTAATACTGACAAAAGCAATGTCAAGACGGAGTCATACCCGCTGATAGGAGAAATCGCTAAAATGCTCAACGATAATCCTGCTATCAAAATTCTTATTGAGGGCCATACTGATTCACAGGGTGACGACAACTACAACCTCAGCTTATCTCAAAAAAGAGCCGAGGAAGTAGCCAAAATATTGACTACTGAATATAAGGTGAGCAGTACCCAGCTGGAATCTAAAGGATATGGGGAAACCCGGCCAGTAGGCGACAACAGCACCGCCGACGGAAGAGCGAAAAACAGGCGCGTGGAGTTGAAAAAACTATAAATATGGTTGGCACCCGGTATGTTGATTACCGAGTGCCCATCATTAGTATCAAAGTCTAAATTACACCATCTCTCCGCCGGAGCTGATTCCTGGTAATTGAAAAAGCAGAAAACCTTAAGCCTGTAGCCTACAGGCCACTTACAATTTAGCACACCCGGCAGTTCATCTCACTTCCCTACTCTTACCGCCGAACTTTGCGCTTGTAAAAAAAGCATACCTGACAGCGGTATCACAGTTTATTTGAATTGACTCATTCAAGTCTCTTGCCCCTTTGCGATAAACCTGAATCATCCATACTTCACAAAAAACCATCCATGCTTCACAATTTTTGTGAAAACGCTGCTAAAAAATTGAGATTCATACACCCTTTCATGTACCACCGGAACAAGCGGCACATAAAAGTCAGATTAGTCAAGTAAACCAACAAATTTAATAACCTATGAAAATCAGAAACGAAGAACGCACCTTCAGTAATGTTAAAACCATTACACATCAGGGCTACACCTTTGCCTTCGCCTCTACACGCTCAGACGATACCAGTAAGGCGTATGACGAAGTATACTGGTGTGTACTTGATCCTGCAATAGGTGCTGATGTAGCAAACGACATCAACTCCGGCGATCTCACTATAGATGACGGCTGGACAGAACTTGTAGCTCTGGACTGCGCCACGCAACTCCGTGTGCCGGGCATGAATTTGATCACCCGTGACATACCCGGCGTGGATGCCGATGGAAACCCCAACACCTCAGCATCACTTACCCAGGCCAACCCTTTCGTGGTGCTGTCTGATGGCGACTACATTTACTTATTCAGAGCCACATCGCTAAATCCCGATACGCCCACTTCATCGGGGTATAATACAGCCGACACGCCATTCCCTTTCGGTTTACTGGTAGACCGGTTTGTTTTCAGGCAGCAGAACATGGATTTGGCCCATGCCACGGAAACCCGCTACGTACGCAGCGAAAATGCAGATATACCAGCCTCTGATAAGGACAGCTTAGGAAGTCAGTCTCTGGACGGACAATCCTTTCCCGAACCGGCATACCTTTTACCTCTTAATATAGAACTGTCATACATGGCTTGTTTTGACGTGGTAAGGGTTCCTGTCGATAAGCAATTTGTATGGCACATCTTCGCTGCATCGGGCAGTTTATCAACCTTTTCTAT
This region of Fulvivirga ulvae genomic DNA includes:
- a CDS encoding OmpA family protein codes for the protein MKIKLHLTGIALLFLTNVIFAFELVQPNLEASIKVETENIKPGQLFKVRVSLAGSMDDKAWLGIFKPNLNQSNASGYYSYNYINAHQNGVLEMTAPPQRGEYELRLYSSDPGKFVSAAKLVVSAITPDEYTITILTEEIKPSQEFKVSVKTTYAMDSRSWIGIFNSTVDPENARQYESYSYVSNPHEATLSLTAPGQAGNYELRFYPAEQGELTARVPFRVGQPDLTGISFTLNKKAYEAGEEITIDYIGHENLAKSAWIGIFENSKNKYNQYLDYQYLNPKLKGQFKLKAPSIKGEYQARMFYAETGPDLLEPVPFSVTTSLDKTTIKVTLDEKGKIALYGIYFNTDKSNVKTESYPLIGEIAKMLNDNPAIKILIEGHTDSQGDDNYNLSLSQKRAEEVAKILTTEYKVSSTQLESKGYGETRPVGDNSTADGRAKNRRVELKKL